A window of the Streptomyces sp. NBC_00250 genome harbors these coding sequences:
- a CDS encoding aminopeptidase, producing MRKSLRWALSLSVLIGTVAPTGVATAADTDTGSTAVVDSQSTDIKDRILAIPGMSLIEEKPYAGYRFFVLNYKQPIDHRRPWAGTFDQRISVLHKDTSRPTVFRTSGYSLSTTPSRAEPTRIIDGNQVSMEYRFFTPSRPQPADWSKLDIWQAASDQHRIFTALKKIYGQKWLSTGASKGGMTATYFERFYPRDMDGVVAYVAPNDVVNKEDSAYDRFFETVGTKECRDRLNNLQREALVRRAPLEAKYKAWAESEGVTFNTVGTLDKAFEAVVLDFVWGFWQYYGEDVCDQIPVAKTATDDEVYGTIDAFSGWAAYTDQGLEPYTPYYYQAATELGSPTIKQPHLKGLSRYGYQPASNFVPREIPMKFKQHAMRDVDNWVRKNANKMLFVYGGNDPWGSEKFHLGKGARDSYVYVAPGANHGANVAGLVEAERNNATARILDWAGVPAPAAQAAQPLARFDARLDKPVDEDATKEHGLRP from the coding sequence ATGCGCAAGTCGCTGAGATGGGCGCTGTCGCTTTCGGTGCTCATAGGCACCGTGGCACCGACCGGCGTGGCTACCGCCGCGGACACGGACACGGGCAGCACGGCCGTCGTCGACTCGCAGAGCACAGACATCAAGGACCGCATCCTGGCGATCCCCGGGATGAGCCTGATCGAGGAGAAGCCGTACGCCGGCTACCGCTTCTTCGTCCTGAACTACAAGCAGCCGATCGACCACCGGCGCCCGTGGGCCGGCACGTTCGACCAGCGGATCTCCGTCCTCCACAAGGACACGAGCCGCCCGACCGTCTTCCGCACGAGCGGCTACTCGCTGAGCACCACGCCCAGCCGCGCCGAGCCGACCCGGATCATCGACGGCAACCAGGTCTCCATGGAGTACCGCTTCTTCACGCCGTCGCGTCCGCAGCCCGCCGACTGGTCCAAGCTCGACATCTGGCAGGCGGCCAGCGACCAGCACCGGATCTTCACCGCGCTGAAGAAGATCTACGGCCAGAAGTGGCTCTCCACCGGCGCCTCCAAGGGCGGCATGACCGCCACCTACTTCGAGCGCTTCTACCCGCGTGACATGGACGGTGTCGTCGCCTACGTCGCCCCGAACGACGTGGTCAACAAGGAGGACTCGGCCTACGACCGGTTCTTCGAGACCGTCGGCACCAAGGAGTGCCGCGACCGCCTGAACAACCTGCAGCGCGAGGCCCTCGTCCGCCGCGCCCCCCTCGAGGCCAAGTACAAGGCGTGGGCGGAGTCGGAGGGCGTCACCTTCAACACGGTCGGCACGCTCGACAAGGCCTTCGAGGCCGTCGTCCTCGACTTCGTGTGGGGCTTCTGGCAGTACTACGGCGAGGACGTCTGCGACCAGATCCCGGTGGCGAAGACCGCCACCGACGACGAGGTGTACGGCACGATCGACGCCTTCTCCGGCTGGGCCGCCTACACCGACCAGGGCCTGGAGCCGTACACGCCGTACTACTACCAGGCGGCGACCGAGCTCGGCTCGCCCACGATCAAGCAGCCGCACCTCAAGGGCCTGAGCCGCTACGGCTACCAGCCCGCGAGCAACTTCGTGCCGCGCGAGATCCCGATGAAGTTCAAGCAGCACGCCATGCGTGATGTGGACAACTGGGTCCGCAAGAACGCGAACAAGATGCTGTTCGTGTACGGCGGCAACGACCCGTGGGGCTCCGAGAAGTTCCACCTCGGCAAGGGCGCGCGCGACAGCTACGTGTACGTGGCCCCGGGCGCCAACCACGGTGCGAACGTCGCCGGGCTCGTCGAGGCCGAGCGGAACAACGCCACCGCCCGCATCCTCGACTGGGCCGGCGTCCCCGCCCCGGCCGCCCAGGCGGCGCAGCCGCTGGCCCGCTTCGACGCGCGCCTCGACAAGCCGGTCGACGAGGACGCGACGAAGGAGCACGGCCTGCGGCCGTGA
- a CDS encoding ABC transporter ATP-binding protein, whose product MAAVGEEQRGWARRLAGYAWRYKANTLLALGSSLAGMAVLALVPLVTKVIIDDVIGTKTRDLGVWTGLLIGAAVLVYALTYVRRYYGGRLALDVQHDLRTDMYATITRLDGRRQDELSTGQVIGRATSDLQLIQGLLFMLPMTIGNVLLFLISLGVMAWLSLPLTLVALAVAPALWFIAKRSRTRLHPATWHAQQQAAVVAGVVDGAVTGVRVVKGFGQEDQETGKIREAGRKLFAGRLRTIRLNSRYTPALQAVPALGQVAVLALGGWLAYRGQITLGTFVAFSAYLASLVGPVRMLAMVLTVAQQARAGVERVLDLVDTEPVIKDGTKELPADAPATVEFDDVAFGYEDGRPVLDGFSLEIRAGETVAVVGASGSGKSTVSLLLPRFYDVTHGAVLVGGHDVRELTLDSLRAAIGLVPEDSFLFSDTVRANIAYGLPDATQEQIETAARAAQADRFIAELPAGYDTKVGEHGLTLSGGQRQRVALARAILTDPRLLLLDDATSAVDAKVEHEIHEALKSVMAGRTTLLIAHRRSTLGLADRIAVLEDGRLADIGTHAELEERSPLFRRLLTDPDELGAVSPGHITPAEVPEDRTLRAELDAEFDAERGITPTLWVRDETAGREPEAPGATPELLAAVEALPPADDTPGIDEARAVSPEDAYGLRRLLRGFGLPLLISLGLVALDAGAGLLLPVLIRHGIDEGVNRLAIGAVWAASAFALVTVLVQWVAQTAETRMTGRTGERVLYALRLKIFAQLQRLGLDYYERELTGRIMTRMTTDVDALSTFLQTGLVTAFVSVVTFFGIMVALLVLDLQLALVVFATLPVLAVATYYFRRSSVKAYELARERISVVNADLQESVSGLRIVQAFRRERSGAARFAERSDHYREARVRGQWLISIYFPFVTLLSSVAAAAVMIVGANRIEGGTLTTGALVAYLLYIDLFFAPVQQLSQVFDGYQQAAVSLKRMQELLQEPTSTAAAPAPLDVLSLRGEIAFEDVSFAYGGEDGAAKDETALTGIDLRIPAGQTVAFVGETGAGKSTLVKLVARFYDPTGGRVTADGTDLRDLDLTAYRHRLGVVPQEAYLFAGTVRDAIAYGRPDATDAEVEAAARAVGAHDMIATLDGGYLHEVAERGRNLSAGQRQLIALARAELVDPDILLLDEATAALDLATEAQVNQATDRLAGRRTTLVVAHRLSTAARADRVVVMDHGRVAEDGTHEELLALDGRYAMLWRTFIGEAVDEEEPERV is encoded by the coding sequence GGCATGGCCGTGCTCGCACTCGTGCCGCTGGTCACCAAGGTGATCATCGACGACGTCATCGGGACGAAGACCCGGGACCTCGGAGTCTGGACCGGCCTCCTCATCGGTGCCGCCGTCCTCGTCTACGCCCTCACCTACGTCCGCCGTTACTACGGCGGCCGCCTCGCCCTCGACGTCCAGCACGACCTGCGTACCGACATGTACGCCACGATCACCCGGCTCGACGGGCGACGGCAGGACGAGCTGTCCACCGGGCAGGTCATCGGGCGGGCCACCAGCGACCTGCAGCTGATCCAGGGTCTGCTGTTCATGCTTCCGATGACCATCGGGAACGTGCTTCTCTTCCTCATCTCGCTGGGCGTCATGGCCTGGCTGTCCCTCCCGCTCACCCTCGTCGCCCTCGCCGTCGCCCCCGCCCTCTGGTTCATCGCCAAGCGCAGCCGTACCCGCCTCCACCCCGCCACCTGGCACGCGCAGCAGCAGGCCGCCGTCGTCGCCGGGGTCGTCGACGGGGCCGTGACCGGCGTCCGGGTCGTGAAGGGCTTCGGCCAGGAGGACCAGGAGACCGGCAAGATCCGCGAGGCCGGGCGGAAGCTGTTCGCCGGCCGGCTGCGGACGATCCGGCTGAACTCGCGGTACACCCCGGCCCTCCAGGCCGTCCCGGCCCTCGGCCAGGTCGCCGTCCTCGCCCTCGGCGGCTGGCTCGCCTACCGCGGCCAGATCACCCTCGGCACCTTCGTCGCCTTCTCCGCCTACCTGGCCTCCCTCGTCGGCCCGGTCCGGATGCTCGCCATGGTCCTCACCGTCGCCCAGCAGGCCCGCGCAGGCGTCGAGAGGGTCCTCGACCTCGTCGACACCGAGCCGGTCATCAAGGACGGTACGAAGGAGCTGCCTGCCGACGCCCCCGCCACCGTCGAGTTCGACGACGTGGCGTTCGGATACGAGGACGGGCGGCCGGTGCTCGACGGGTTCTCGCTGGAGATCCGGGCCGGCGAGACCGTCGCCGTCGTCGGCGCCTCCGGCTCCGGCAAGTCCACCGTCTCGCTGCTCCTGCCCCGCTTCTACGACGTCACCCACGGTGCCGTCCTCGTCGGCGGCCACGACGTCCGCGAGCTCACCCTCGACTCGCTGCGCGCCGCGATCGGTCTCGTCCCCGAGGACTCCTTCCTCTTCTCCGACACCGTCCGCGCCAACATCGCCTACGGCCTCCCGGACGCCACCCAGGAGCAGATCGAGACCGCCGCCCGCGCCGCCCAGGCCGACCGGTTCATCGCCGAGCTGCCCGCCGGGTACGACACCAAGGTCGGCGAGCACGGCCTCACCCTCTCCGGCGGCCAGCGCCAGCGCGTCGCCCTCGCCCGCGCGATCCTCACCGACCCCCGGCTCCTCCTCCTCGACGACGCCACCTCCGCCGTCGACGCCAAGGTCGAGCACGAGATCCACGAGGCACTGAAGTCGGTCATGGCGGGCCGTACGACCCTGCTGATCGCGCACCGCCGCTCCACCCTCGGCCTCGCCGACCGCATCGCCGTCCTGGAGGACGGCCGGCTCGCCGACATCGGCACCCACGCCGAGCTGGAGGAGCGCTCCCCGCTCTTCCGGCGCCTGCTCACCGACCCCGACGAGCTGGGCGCCGTCTCGCCCGGCCACATCACCCCGGCCGAGGTGCCCGAGGACCGCACGCTGCGGGCCGAGCTGGACGCCGAGTTCGACGCCGAGCGGGGCATCACCCCCACCCTGTGGGTACGGGACGAGACCGCCGGCCGGGAGCCCGAGGCGCCGGGGGCCACCCCCGAGCTGCTCGCCGCCGTCGAGGCCCTGCCGCCCGCCGACGACACTCCCGGCATCGACGAGGCCCGCGCCGTGTCGCCCGAGGACGCCTACGGTCTGCGCCGACTGCTCCGCGGCTTCGGCCTCCCGCTGCTCATCAGCCTCGGCCTGGTCGCCCTCGACGCGGGCGCCGGACTGCTGCTCCCGGTCCTGATCCGGCACGGCATCGACGAGGGCGTGAACCGGCTCGCGATCGGCGCCGTCTGGGCGGCCTCCGCGTTCGCCCTGGTCACCGTGCTCGTGCAGTGGGTCGCGCAGACCGCCGAGACGCGGATGACCGGCCGTACCGGCGAGCGGGTCCTCTACGCGCTGCGCCTGAAGATCTTCGCCCAGCTCCAGCGGCTCGGCCTCGACTACTACGAGCGCGAGCTCACCGGCCGGATCATGACCCGGATGACCACGGACGTGGACGCCCTGTCCACCTTCCTGCAGACGGGCCTGGTCACCGCCTTCGTCTCGGTCGTGACCTTCTTCGGGATCATGGTCGCGCTGCTCGTGCTCGACCTCCAGCTGGCCCTGGTCGTCTTCGCGACCCTGCCGGTCCTCGCGGTCGCCACGTACTACTTCCGCCGCTCCAGCGTGAAGGCGTACGAGCTGGCGCGCGAGCGGATCAGCGTCGTCAACGCCGACCTCCAGGAGTCGGTCTCCGGCCTCCGGATCGTGCAGGCCTTCCGCCGCGAGCGCTCCGGCGCCGCCCGGTTCGCCGAGCGCAGCGACCACTACCGTGAGGCGCGCGTCCGGGGCCAGTGGCTGATCTCCATCTACTTCCCGTTCGTCACCCTGCTCTCCTCGGTGGCCGCCGCGGCCGTCATGATCGTCGGCGCGAACCGCATCGAGGGCGGCACGCTCACCACCGGCGCGCTCGTCGCCTACCTCCTCTACATCGACCTGTTCTTCGCCCCCGTGCAGCAGCTTTCGCAGGTCTTCGACGGCTACCAGCAGGCCGCCGTCTCGCTGAAGCGCATGCAGGAGCTCCTCCAGGAGCCGACGTCGACCGCCGCCGCGCCCGCGCCCCTGGACGTGCTGTCGCTGCGCGGCGAGATCGCCTTCGAGGACGTCTCCTTCGCGTACGGCGGCGAGGACGGCGCCGCGAAGGACGAGACCGCCCTCACCGGCATCGACCTGCGCATCCCGGCCGGCCAGACCGTCGCCTTCGTCGGCGAGACCGGCGCGGGCAAGTCCACCCTGGTCAAGCTGGTCGCCCGGTTCTACGACCCGACGGGCGGCCGGGTCACCGCCGACGGCACCGACCTGCGGGACCTCGACCTCACCGCGTACCGCCACCGGCTCGGCGTCGTTCCCCAGGAGGCGTACCTCTTCGCCGGGACGGTCCGCGACGCCATCGCGTACGGCCGTCCCGACGCGACCGACGCCGAGGTGGAGGCGGCGGCCCGCGCGGTCGGCGCCCACGACATGATCGCGACCCTCGACGGCGGCTACCTCCACGAGGTCGCCGAGCGGGGCCGTAACCTCTCCGCCGGGCAGCGCCAGCTCATCGCCCTCGCCCGCGCCGAACTCGTCGACCCGGACATCCTGCTCCTCGACGAGGCCACGGCCGCCCTCGACCTGGCCACCGAGGCCCAGGTCAACCAGGCCACCGACCGGCTCGCCGGCCGCCGTACGACCCTGGTCGTCGCCCACCGGCTGAGCACGGCGGCCCGCGCCGACCGGGTGGTCGTCATGGACCACGGCCGGGTCGCGGAGGACGGCACCCACGAGGAACTCCTCGCCCTGGACGGCCGTTACGCGATGCTGTGGCGGACCTTCATCGGCGAGGCCGTGGACGAGGAGGAGCCGGAGCGGGTGTGA